In Tautonia rosea, a single window of DNA contains:
- a CDS encoding RNA polymerase sigma factor: MEEPIEPGRLAMPGDPTPDSHRLEAEVVAQLFDVHGPEVYRLLLGILRDPHQAQDALQATFLKTLERGHHASSETFRGWLFRVAAREALALRRDHDRRRRHQQGLGWLRKALDVNPNATDDPLVRSEQIEAVRAAIGELAPLDRAIIRSRMFEDKTFAQIAEDHHLPLGTVLTRMRRALKRLSQQLHDEDEP, translated from the coding sequence ATGGAGGAACCGATTGAACCAGGGCGATTGGCGATGCCCGGCGATCCAACTCCCGATTCCCATCGCCTGGAGGCCGAAGTCGTCGCTCAGTTGTTCGACGTACACGGCCCGGAGGTCTACCGGTTGCTCCTCGGAATCCTCCGCGATCCTCATCAGGCCCAGGATGCGTTACAGGCAACCTTTCTCAAGACCCTTGAGCGCGGGCATCACGCATCGAGCGAAACATTCCGTGGATGGTTGTTCCGGGTGGCCGCTCGGGAAGCGCTGGCGCTGCGTCGCGATCACGATCGCCGTCGGCGTCATCAACAAGGCCTCGGTTGGCTGAGGAAGGCTCTCGACGTCAACCCGAATGCAACCGACGACCCGTTGGTGCGTAGCGAACAAATTGAAGCGGTTCGAGCGGCGATCGGCGAACTCGCTCCTTTGGATCGTGCCATCATCCGATCCCGGATGTTCGAGGATAAGACCTTCGCTCAGATTGCTGAGGATCATCATTTGCCCCTCGGAACGGTTCTGACCCGCATGCGAAGGGCGCTCAAACGTCTCTCCCAACAGCTCCACG